A DNA window from Pyrus communis chromosome 3, drPyrComm1.1, whole genome shotgun sequence contains the following coding sequences:
- the LOC137728028 gene encoding allantoate deiminase 2, producing MATVTHVDKRTYSAINPTSIFTSCSFHDSVVLVSYLMLLLSSTITPSFGVSGVGEERGSYPEILRDEAVARLHQLGRVSDGDGYLERTFMSPAALRAGNLIREWMEDAGLRTWVDCLGNVHGRVEGRNASAEALLMGSHLDTVVDGGKFDGALGIVSVLSALKVLKVNGKLGELSRPVEVIAFSDEEGVRYQSTFLGSAAVAGILPVSALKISDKSDVTIEDALKKNSIEITEEHLLQLKYDPKSVWGYVEIHIEQGPVLEWVGFPLAVVKGIAGQTRIKVTMRGSQGHAGTVPMSMRHDPMAAAAEAIYSLESLCKSPQDFLSFDGHCKSFSMESLSASLVCTVGEISTWPSASNVIPGQVTFTVDLRTIDDMGREAVVYEFSNQVYQICDRRSVSCTIDRKHDAGAVICDSELSSKLKSAAYIGLKRMTGAAIEDEIPVLMSGAGHDAMALSHLTKVGMLFVRCRGGVSHSPEEHVLDDDVWASGLAILAFIETQL from the exons ATGGCAACTGTTACACATGTCGACAAGAGAACCTATTCAGCCATTAATCCCACCTCCATTTTCACCTCCTGCAGTTTCCATGATTCAGTGGTTTTGGTCAGCTATTTGATGCTTCtgctttcttcaaccatcactCCATCTTTTGGGGTTTCTG GTGTTGGAGAAGAGAGGGGTTCGTATCCGGAAATTCTGAGGGATGAGGCTGTGGCTAGACTTCATCAGCTTGGACGG GTGAGTGATGGTGATGGATATCTTGAGAGGACATTCATGAGCCCGGCTGCTCTGAGGGCAGGAAATCTTATCCGGGAATGGATGGAAGACGCGGGTTTGAGAAC ATGGGTTGATTGCTTGGGGAATGTACACGGTCGAGTTGAGGGAAGGAATGCTAGTGCTGAAGCTCTGTTAATGGGTTCTCATTTG GATACCGTTGTTGATGGTGGGAAATTTGATGGAGCATTAGGCATCGTTTCTGTGTTATCTGCATTGAAGGTTTTGAAGGTCAATGGAAAGTTGGGAGAACTAAGCAGGCCAGTTGAG GTAATAGCATTTAGTGATGAAGAGGGAGTAAGGTATCAGTCTACATTCTTAGGCAGTGCTGCTGTAGCAGGAATTTTGCCAGTTTCAGCACTCAAAATATCTGATAAAAG TGATGTAAcaattgaagatgctcttaagAAGAACTCCATAGAAATTACAGAGGAGCACTTGTTGCAGCTTAAATATGACCCAAAGTCGGTCTGGGGTTACGTTGAG ATTCATATTGAACAAGGACCTGTACTAGAATGGGTTGGCTTTCCTCTAGCTGTGGTTAAAGGCATAGCTGGACAGACACGAATAAAG GTTACGATGAGAGGTTCCCAGGGGCATGCTGGAACAGTTCCAATGTCTATGCGTCATGACCCTATGGCTGCTGCTGCTGAAGCGATTTATTCATTAGAAAGCTTATGTAAAAGCCCTCAAGATTTTTTGTCTTTTGATGGTCATTGCAAAAGTTTCTCGATGGAATCACTTTCAGCTTCACTTGTTTGTACTGTTGGAGAGATATCAACTTGGCCGAGTGCAAGCAACGTCATTCCAGGCCAG GTAACATTCACCGTAGATTTACGTACGATAGATGACATGGGACGTGAAGCTGTTGTGTATGAGTTTTCTAACCAAGTGTATCAAATTTGTGATAGACGCTCTGTTTCCTGTACAATTGATCGTAAG CATGATGCAGGTGCAGTCATTTGTGATTCCGAGTTGAGTTCAAAGCTGAAATCTGCAGCATATATCGGGCTCAAGAGAATGACAGGTGCAGCCATTGAGGATGAAATTCCCGTGTTAATGAGCGGAGCAGGACACGATGCAATGGCTCTATCTCATTTAACCAAG GTGGGAATGCTTTTCGTGCGCTGTCGAGGAGGCGTAAGTCACTCCCCTGAAGAGCATGTATTGGACGACGATGTTTGGGCATCTGGTTTGGCAATTTTGGCTTTCATAGAGACTCAACTGTAA